In the Streptomyces fradiae ATCC 10745 = DSM 40063 genome, one interval contains:
- a CDS encoding PaaI family thioesterase yields MTTALTPPAGARPPKRHPEAPAPGEPLGAHYANCFGCGGGQPHGLHLEARAGEGVSVTAEFTVTPDHQGAPGLAHGGVLATALDETLGSLGWLLRVIAVTGRLETDYALPVPVGTVLHLQAEVTAVHGRKIYSTATGRIGGPDGPVAVRADALFIEVKVDHFIDNGRPEEIQAAMADPDQVRRARAFEVNP; encoded by the coding sequence CCCGCCGGCGCCCGGCCGCCGAAGCGGCATCCCGAGGCGCCCGCACCGGGCGAACCGCTCGGGGCGCACTACGCGAACTGCTTCGGCTGCGGCGGCGGCCAGCCCCACGGACTGCACCTGGAGGCCAGGGCCGGCGAGGGCGTCTCCGTCACCGCCGAGTTCACCGTCACCCCCGACCACCAGGGCGCGCCCGGTCTCGCCCACGGCGGCGTCCTCGCCACCGCGCTGGACGAGACGCTGGGCTCCCTCGGCTGGCTGCTGCGGGTGATCGCCGTGACCGGACGGCTGGAGACCGACTACGCCCTGCCCGTGCCCGTCGGCACCGTCCTCCACCTCCAGGCCGAGGTCACCGCCGTCCACGGCCGGAAGATCTACTCCACGGCCACCGGCCGGATCGGCGGGCCCGACGGCCCGGTCGCCGTCCGCGCCGACGCCCTCTTCATCGAGGTCAAGGTCGACCACTTCATCGACAACGGCCGCCCGGAGGAGATCCAGGCGGCCATGGCCGACCCCGACCAGGTCCGGCGCGCCCGCGCCTTCGAGGTGAACCCCTGA
- the dut gene encoding dUTP diphosphatase, whose translation MTAPVDVLIRRLDPEVPLPSYGHPGDAGADLVTTRAAELAPGERAVLPTGVSIALPDGYAAFVHPRSGLAARLGIALVNAPGTVDAGYRGEIKVIVVNLDPRESVRFERFDRIAQLVVQQVEKVRFHEVAELPGSARGEGGFGSTGGHAAVDGWTGGNPYAAVVTDREGQ comes from the coding sequence ATGACCGCTCCCGTCGACGTACTCATCCGCCGCCTCGACCCCGAGGTGCCCCTCCCCTCGTACGGGCACCCCGGCGACGCCGGCGCCGACCTCGTCACCACCCGCGCCGCCGAGCTCGCCCCTGGCGAGCGCGCGGTCCTCCCCACCGGGGTGTCGATCGCCCTCCCCGACGGGTACGCCGCCTTCGTGCACCCCCGGTCCGGGCTGGCCGCCCGGCTGGGCATCGCGCTGGTGAATGCCCCGGGGACGGTCGATGCCGGGTACCGTGGAGAGATCAAGGTGATCGTGGTCAATCTGGATCCGCGCGAGAGCGTCCGGTTCGAACGGTTCGACCGGATCGCCCAGCTTGTCGTCCAGCAGGTCGAGAAGGTCCGCTTCCACGAGGTGGCGGAGCTTCCCGGCTCGGCACGGGGCGAGGGGGGCTTCGGGTCCACGGGCGGCCACGCCGCCGTGGACGGCTGGACGGGTGGGAATCCATACGCAGCGGTCGTAACCGACCGGGAAGGACAGTGA
- a CDS encoding DUF3710 domain-containing protein: MFGRRKKASAAENAAGEAEQVVDEVGTDEAAEEDGPRRVNLPPAPRPDGPWDISEVSRPEDGRVDLGGLFVPGVEGMELRVEVAGDAIVAATVVLRDSAIQLQGFAAPKKEGIWGEVREEIASGITQQGGVIDEVEGPLGWELRAQVPVQLPDGTGGVQLVRFVGVDGPRWFLRGVISGQGAVQPEAAGLLEQIFRDTVVVRGDGPMAPRDPIVLKLPNDAQMVPESTQAEGQPAGSRFSGDMGQLQRGPEITEVR, from the coding sequence GTGTTCGGACGTCGCAAGAAGGCCAGTGCCGCCGAGAACGCGGCGGGCGAGGCCGAGCAGGTCGTCGACGAGGTCGGCACCGACGAGGCGGCGGAGGAGGACGGCCCCCGCCGGGTGAACCTCCCGCCCGCGCCCCGGCCCGACGGCCCCTGGGACATCTCCGAGGTGTCCCGGCCCGAGGACGGCCGCGTCGACCTGGGCGGGCTCTTCGTCCCCGGCGTCGAGGGCATGGAGCTGCGCGTCGAGGTCGCCGGGGACGCGATCGTCGCGGCGACGGTCGTCCTGCGGGACAGCGCGATCCAGCTCCAGGGCTTCGCCGCCCCCAAGAAGGAGGGCATCTGGGGCGAGGTGCGCGAGGAGATCGCCTCCGGCATCACCCAGCAGGGCGGTGTCATCGACGAGGTCGAGGGGCCCCTCGGCTGGGAGCTGCGCGCCCAGGTGCCGGTGCAGCTGCCCGACGGCACGGGCGGCGTGCAGCTCGTGCGGTTCGTCGGCGTCGACGGCCCCCGCTGGTTCCTGCGCGGTGTCATCTCCGGGCAGGGCGCCGTGCAGCCCGAGGCCGCGGGCCTGCTGGAGCAGATCTTCCGTGACACCGTCGTCGTGCGCGGCGACGGCCCCATGGCGCCCCGCGACCCGATCGTCCTGAAGCTGCCGAACGACGCGCAGATGGTGCCCGAGAGCACCCAGGCCGAGGGCCAGCCCGCCGGCTCCCGCTTCTCCGGCGACATGGGACAGCTCCAGCGCGGCCCGGAGATCACCGAGGTCCGCTGA
- a CDS encoding sensor histidine kinase produces the protein MGRGRLRIYLGAAPGVGKTYAMLAEAHRRVERGTDCVVGHAESHGRPRTEALLAGLEQVPPRTVEHLGTVRAEMDVDAVLARRPAVALVDELAHANAPGSRNTKRWQDVEDLLAAGIDVVSTVNIQHLESLGDVVEAITGVRQRDTVPDELVRRADQIELVDMSPEALRRRLAHGNIHAPDEVDAALADYFRPGNLTALRELALLWTADRVDERLQQYRRDHSVSAIWGSRERIVVGLTGGPEGRTLIRRAARLAEKGAGGEVLAVYVARGDGLTSASPKELALQRTLVEDLGGTFHHVIGDDAAAALLEFARAHNATQIVLGASRRKRWQYVFGPGVGGTVARDSGPDLDVHIVTHDAAGRGRDRGLPAARRARLGRVRIAWGWGVGVLGPALLTWTVCGLEAGPGLGIGLGAASGLANDMLLFLTFTVAAALLGGLLPALASATAGSLLLNWYFTPPTRTWTIADPENIVAIAVFFAVAVSVASVVDVAARRTHQAARLRAESEILSFLAGSVLRGDTTLDGLLRNVRETFAMASVALLERPDERAPWTCAAHVGPGRPPARPEDADVDMPVGDRAALALTGRVLPAEDRRVLGAFAAQAVVVLDRQRLVGQAEEARRLAEGDKIRTALLAAVSHDLRTPLAAIKAAVSSLRSDDVEWSDEDRADLLEGIEDGADRLDHLVGNLLDMSRLQTGTVTPLLRVTDLDEVVPMALGGVPEGSADLDIPESLPMVTVDRGLLERAVANLVENAVKYAPAGSRVLVTASAHADRVELRVVDRGPGVPDEAKERIFAPFQRYGDAPRGTGVGLGLAVARGFTEAMHGTLAAEDTPGGGLTMVLTLPAARAHTPEPPPESPPESPPGPAPGPSAEVPPPAAAPAPRARPRTGPVPDAPRPLQKAGPS, from the coding sequence ATGGGACGCGGCAGGCTCAGGATCTACCTCGGCGCGGCACCGGGCGTCGGCAAGACGTACGCGATGCTCGCCGAGGCGCACCGGCGCGTGGAGCGCGGCACGGACTGCGTCGTCGGCCACGCCGAGTCCCACGGGCGGCCCCGCACCGAGGCCCTCCTCGCCGGGCTGGAGCAGGTCCCGCCCCGCACCGTCGAGCACCTGGGCACCGTCCGCGCCGAGATGGACGTCGACGCCGTCCTGGCCCGGCGCCCCGCCGTGGCCCTCGTCGACGAGCTCGCCCACGCCAACGCGCCCGGCTCCCGCAACACCAAGCGCTGGCAGGACGTCGAGGACCTCCTCGCCGCCGGGATCGACGTCGTCTCCACCGTCAACATCCAGCACCTGGAATCGCTCGGCGACGTCGTCGAGGCGATCACCGGCGTGCGGCAGCGGGACACCGTCCCCGACGAGCTCGTCCGCCGCGCCGACCAGATCGAGCTGGTCGACATGTCGCCCGAGGCGCTGCGCCGCCGCCTGGCCCACGGCAACATCCACGCCCCCGACGAGGTCGACGCCGCCCTCGCCGACTACTTCCGCCCCGGCAACCTCACCGCCCTGCGCGAACTGGCCCTGCTGTGGACCGCCGACCGGGTGGACGAGCGCCTCCAGCAGTACCGCCGCGACCACAGCGTCTCCGCCATCTGGGGCTCCCGCGAGCGCATCGTCGTCGGCCTGACCGGAGGCCCCGAGGGCCGCACCCTCATCCGCCGCGCCGCCCGCCTCGCCGAGAAGGGCGCGGGCGGCGAGGTCCTCGCCGTGTACGTGGCGCGCGGCGACGGGCTGACCTCCGCCTCACCGAAGGAGCTCGCCCTCCAGCGCACCCTCGTCGAAGACCTCGGCGGCACCTTCCACCACGTCATCGGCGACGACGCCGCGGCCGCGCTGCTGGAGTTCGCCCGCGCCCACAACGCCACGCAGATAGTCCTCGGTGCGAGCCGCCGCAAGAGGTGGCAGTACGTGTTCGGGCCCGGCGTCGGCGGGACCGTCGCCCGCGACTCCGGACCCGACCTCGACGTCCACATCGTCACCCACGACGCCGCCGGCCGGGGCCGCGACCGGGGCCTCCCGGCCGCCCGCCGGGCCCGCCTCGGGCGCGTCCGCATCGCCTGGGGCTGGGGCGTCGGCGTCCTCGGCCCGGCCCTGCTGACCTGGACGGTCTGCGGGCTGGAGGCGGGCCCCGGACTCGGGATCGGCCTCGGCGCCGCCTCGGGCCTCGCCAACGACATGCTGCTGTTCCTGACCTTCACCGTCGCGGCGGCCCTCCTCGGCGGCCTGCTGCCCGCCCTCGCCTCCGCCACGGCCGGCTCCCTCCTCCTGAACTGGTACTTCACCCCGCCGACGCGCACCTGGACCATCGCGGACCCGGAGAACATCGTCGCCATCGCCGTGTTCTTCGCGGTCGCCGTCTCCGTCGCCTCCGTCGTCGACGTCGCCGCCCGCCGCACCCACCAGGCGGCCCGGCTGCGGGCCGAGTCGGAGATCCTGTCCTTCCTCGCCGGGAGCGTGCTGCGCGGCGACACCACCCTCGACGGGCTCCTGCGCAACGTCCGCGAGACCTTCGCCATGGCGTCCGTGGCCCTCCTCGAACGCCCCGACGAACGCGCCCCCTGGACCTGCGCCGCCCATGTCGGGCCCGGCCGGCCGCCCGCCCGGCCCGAGGACGCCGACGTCGACATGCCCGTCGGCGACCGGGCGGCGCTCGCCCTGACCGGCCGCGTCCTGCCCGCCGAGGACCGCCGCGTCCTCGGCGCGTTCGCCGCGCAGGCGGTCGTCGTCCTCGACCGGCAGCGCCTGGTGGGCCAGGCGGAGGAGGCCCGCCGCCTCGCCGAGGGCGACAAGATCCGTACGGCGCTGCTCGCCGCCGTCTCCCACGATCTGCGCACCCCGCTCGCCGCGATCAAGGCCGCCGTCTCCTCCCTCCGCTCCGACGACGTCGAGTGGTCCGACGAGGACCGCGCCGACCTCCTCGAAGGCATCGAGGACGGGGCCGACCGCCTCGACCACCTCGTCGGCAACCTCCTCGACATGTCCCGCCTCCAGACCGGCACCGTGACGCCGCTGCTGCGCGTCACCGACCTCGACGAGGTCGTGCCGATGGCGCTCGGCGGCGTCCCCGAGGGCAGCGCCGACCTGGACATCCCCGAGTCCCTGCCGATGGTCACCGTCGACCGGGGCCTGCTGGAGCGGGCCGTCGCCAACCTCGTCGAGAACGCCGTGAAGTACGCCCCCGCGGGCAGCCGCGTCCTCGTCACCGCCAGCGCCCACGCCGACCGCGTCGAGCTGCGGGTGGTCGATCGGGGCCCCGGCGTCCCGGACGAGGCGAAGGAGCGGATCTTCGCCCCGTTCCAGCGGTACGGGGACGCTCCGCGCGGCACCGGGGTCGGGCTGGGCCTGGCCGTCGCCCGCGGCTTCACCGAGGCCATGCACGGCACCCTCGCCGCCGAGGACACGCCGGGCGGCGGGCTCACGATGGTCCTCACCCTCCCCGCGGCGCGGGCCCACACCCCGGAGCCCCCGCCCGAGTCCCCGCCCGAGTCTCCACCCGGGCCCGCGCCCGGGCCCTCGGCCGAGGTGCCGCCGCCCGCGGCCGCCCCCGCGCCCCGCGCGCGTCCCCGCACGGGGCCGGTCCCCGACGCCCCCCGTCCCCTACAGAAAGCAGGCCCCTCATGA
- a CDS encoding response regulator, protein MTRVLVVDDEPQIVRALVINLRARAYEVDSAPDGATALALAAQRQPDVVVLDLGLPDMDGVEVIRGLRGWTRVPILVLSARQTSDEKVGALDAGADDYVTKPFGMDELLARLRAAVRRAEPVRGDAEVVVVETDDFTVDLAAKKVHRGGRDVRLTPTEWHLLEVLVRDAGRLVSQKRLLQEVWGPSYGTETNYLRVYMAQLRRKLEADPSHPRHFITEPGMGYRFER, encoded by the coding sequence ATGACGCGGGTGCTCGTGGTCGACGACGAGCCGCAGATCGTACGCGCCCTCGTGATCAACCTGAGGGCGCGCGCGTACGAGGTCGACTCCGCCCCCGACGGCGCGACCGCCCTCGCCCTGGCCGCCCAGCGCCAGCCCGACGTGGTCGTCCTCGACCTGGGCCTGCCCGACATGGACGGCGTGGAGGTCATCAGGGGCCTGCGCGGCTGGACCCGCGTGCCGATCCTCGTGCTGTCCGCCCGCCAGACCTCCGACGAGAAGGTCGGCGCGCTCGACGCCGGGGCCGACGACTACGTCACCAAGCCGTTCGGCATGGACGAGCTGCTGGCCCGGCTGCGGGCCGCGGTGCGGCGCGCCGAGCCGGTCCGCGGCGACGCGGAGGTGGTGGTCGTGGAGACCGACGACTTCACCGTCGACCTGGCCGCGAAGAAGGTCCACCGGGGCGGCAGGGACGTCCGCCTCACCCCGACCGAGTGGCACCTGCTGGAGGTCCTCGTCCGCGACGCCGGCCGGCTCGTCAGCCAGAAGCGCCTCCTCCAGGAGGTCTGGGGCCCCTCGTACGGCACCGAGACGAACTACCTGCGGGTCTACATGGCGCAGCTGCGGCGCAAGCTGGAGGCCGACCCGTCGCACCCGAGGCACTTCATCACCGAGCCCGGCATGGGCTACCGCTTCGAGCGCTGA
- a CDS encoding OB-fold nucleic acid binding domain-containing protein: MSAAPRTGKPGGRFRRMLDRLSSSQGELESAELQEDAEAAGCTRICDCGDRQVVKVTGTLRTVTLRPRAGVPALEAELFDGTAPLDVVWLGRRSIVGIEPGRKLIASGRVSMSQGRRVLFNPKYELRPLGQE; this comes from the coding sequence ATGAGTGCTGCACCGCGTACCGGGAAGCCCGGAGGCCGCTTCCGCCGCATGCTGGACCGCCTGTCCAGCTCGCAGGGCGAGCTGGAGTCCGCCGAGCTCCAGGAGGACGCCGAGGCCGCGGGCTGCACCCGTATCTGCGACTGCGGTGACCGCCAGGTCGTGAAGGTGACTGGTACGTTGCGGACGGTCACCCTGCGCCCGAGGGCCGGGGTGCCGGCCCTGGAGGCCGAGCTGTTCGACGGCACGGCCCCGCTGGACGTGGTGTGGCTGGGACGGCGGTCCATCGTGGGCATAGAACCGGGCCGCAAGCTCATAGCCTCCGGCCGCGTCTCGATGAGCCAGGGGCGCAGGGTCCTGTTCAATCCGAAATACGAGCTGCGACCGCTCGGACAGGAGTAG
- a CDS encoding DUF3159 domain-containing protein yields MKAVTEAALFEAFGGMRGMVETVLPGLLFVTIYTVNKDLHVSALAALAVSLLLVVVRLARRDTVKHAFSGVFGVGFGVVFAMMTGNAKDFYLPGMLYTLGLGLAYVVTSLAGVPLIGLVLGPVFKENLSWRTRNPGRKKAYTKASYAWGFILLGKCAILFPLYWWADTAQLGWVLVALKIPPFLLAVYLTWVFLAKAPPPIDVFAEMEEAERAEKERGARA; encoded by the coding sequence GTGAAGGCCGTCACCGAGGCCGCGCTGTTCGAGGCGTTCGGCGGGATGCGCGGCATGGTGGAGACCGTCCTGCCCGGCCTCCTCTTCGTGACGATCTACACCGTCAACAAGGACCTGCACGTCTCCGCCCTCGCGGCGCTCGCCGTGTCCCTGCTGCTCGTCGTCGTCCGGCTCGCCCGCCGCGACACGGTCAAGCACGCGTTCAGCGGTGTCTTCGGCGTCGGCTTCGGTGTCGTCTTCGCGATGATGACCGGCAACGCCAAGGACTTCTACCTGCCCGGCATGCTCTACACGCTGGGCCTCGGCCTCGCGTACGTCGTGACGAGCCTCGCGGGCGTCCCGCTGATCGGGCTGGTGCTCGGCCCGGTCTTCAAGGAGAACCTCTCCTGGCGCACCCGCAACCCCGGCCGCAAGAAGGCGTACACGAAGGCCAGCTACGCCTGGGGCTTCATCCTGCTCGGCAAGTGCGCCATCCTCTTCCCCCTCTACTGGTGGGCGGACACCGCGCAGCTCGGCTGGGTGCTCGTCGCCCTGAAGATCCCGCCGTTCCTGCTCGCCGTCTACCTGACGTGGGTCTTCCTCGCGAAGGCGCCGCCGCCGATCGACGTGTTCGCGGAGATGGAGGAGGCCGAGCGCGCCGAGAAGGAGCGCGGGGCCAGGGCCTGA
- a CDS encoding potassium channel family protein, with translation MRVAIAGAGAVGRSIAGELLENGHEVLLIDKAPTAISVERVPQAEWLLADACEITSLDEAALQRCHVVIAATGDDKVNLVVSLLAKTEYGVPRVVARVNNPKNEWLFTEAWGVDVAVSTPRLMSALVEEAVSVGDLVRLLRFSHGDANLVELTLPPESAMAGTRVGDIAWPQDTSLVTIIRGSRVLTPGPEETLEAGDELLFVAAQAREEQLEDLLSVRREDSAED, from the coding sequence ATGCGGGTCGCCATCGCGGGCGCCGGCGCGGTGGGTCGTTCCATCGCGGGCGAGCTGCTGGAGAACGGGCACGAGGTGCTCCTGATCGACAAGGCGCCCACCGCCATCTCGGTGGAGCGGGTGCCGCAGGCGGAGTGGCTGCTGGCCGACGCCTGCGAGATCACGTCCCTGGACGAGGCGGCGCTGCAGCGCTGCCATGTGGTGATCGCGGCGACGGGCGACGACAAGGTGAACCTCGTCGTGTCCCTGCTCGCGAAGACCGAGTACGGGGTGCCGCGCGTCGTCGCGCGGGTCAACAACCCGAAGAACGAGTGGCTGTTCACCGAGGCGTGGGGCGTGGACGTCGCCGTGTCGACGCCGCGGCTGATGTCGGCCCTGGTGGAGGAGGCGGTGAGCGTCGGCGACCTGGTCCGGCTGCTGCGCTTCAGCCACGGCGACGCGAACCTGGTGGAGCTGACGCTGCCGCCGGAGTCGGCGATGGCCGGCACGCGCGTCGGGGACATCGCCTGGCCCCAGGACACGTCGCTGGTGACCATCATCCGCGGCTCGCGGGTGCTGACGCCGGGCCCGGAGGAGACGCTGGAGGCCGGCGACGAGCTGCTGTTCGTGGCGGCGCAGGCGCGGGAGGAGCAGCTGGAGGACCTGCTGTCGGTCCGCCGGGAGGACTCCGCCGAGGACTGA
- a CDS encoding potassium channel family protein: protein MHIVIMGCGRVGAELAQALERQGHTVAVVDQDPTAFRRLGSGFGGRRVTGIGFDQDTLREAGIEEAGAFAAVSSGDNSNIIAARVAREMFGVEHVAARIYDPRRAEVYQRLGIPTVATVRWTADQMLRRLLPSGAEELWRDPSGGVQLAEVHISPAWIGHKVSTIQEETGVRVAFLTRLGEAVLPTSQTVLQDGDLVHVMMRTDEVEQVEAAFAHGPEGSGH, encoded by the coding sequence GTGCATATCGTGATCATGGGCTGCGGTCGTGTCGGCGCCGAGCTGGCGCAGGCCCTGGAGCGGCAGGGTCACACGGTCGCCGTCGTCGACCAGGACCCCACGGCCTTCCGGCGTCTCGGCTCCGGCTTCGGCGGGCGGCGCGTCACCGGCATCGGCTTCGACCAGGACACCCTGCGCGAGGCGGGCATCGAGGAGGCCGGGGCGTTCGCCGCGGTCAGCAGCGGCGACAACTCCAACATCATCGCGGCGCGGGTGGCGCGCGAGATGTTCGGCGTGGAGCACGTCGCCGCCCGTATCTACGACCCGCGGCGGGCGGAGGTGTACCAGCGGCTGGGCATCCCCACGGTGGCCACCGTGCGGTGGACGGCCGACCAGATGCTGCGGCGGCTGCTGCCGTCGGGTGCCGAGGAGCTGTGGCGTGACCCCAGCGGCGGTGTCCAGCTGGCGGAGGTGCACATCTCCCCGGCGTGGATCGGTCACAAGGTCAGCACGATCCAGGAGGAGACGGGCGTCCGCGTGGCGTTCCTGACCCGCCTCGGCGAGGCCGTCCTGCCCACGTCGCAGACGGTCCTCCAGGACGGGGACCTGGTGCACGTGATGATGCGGACGGACGAGGTCGAACAGGTCGAGGCGGCGTTCGCCCACGGCCCAGAGGGGAGCGGTCACTGA